The following are from one region of the Deltaproteobacteria bacterium genome:
- a CDS encoding helix-turn-helix domain-containing protein translates to LMLLGRGPFVVPDAAGVDTYQLRLIWLGVVPFAQAWSPDAAGPPTWRLSFLDGPGASLEIDEKRLSLPGGRAILIPPGSTAANPEGDVPELLIQFQLRLAALEHAAALGSEPIVLPPDELRDRLCGRLRRDLEASSATSAATCSRAKALVNLSVAAAFDLRRDVLDDAERDDDAERQLRPLLRYIDEHLEEPLDNARLAAFVHASESHFIRMFRRVVGCTPARLVQERRVQQAAELLSQTNLTIDEIAERCGFANRFHFSRVFAQRMVEPPGRYRASHGRRPGAGIETGNPGASESGIAR, encoded by the coding sequence TTTAATGCTGCTCGGAAGGGGGCCCTTCGTCGTGCCCGATGCAGCCGGAGTGGACACGTATCAGCTGCGATTGATCTGGCTGGGCGTCGTCCCGTTCGCGCAGGCCTGGTCACCCGACGCGGCCGGGCCGCCGACCTGGCGATTGTCCTTCCTCGATGGGCCGGGAGCGAGCCTCGAGATCGACGAGAAGCGCCTGTCGCTCCCGGGCGGTCGCGCGATCCTGATCCCGCCGGGCTCGACAGCTGCGAATCCCGAAGGCGACGTCCCGGAGCTCCTGATTCAGTTCCAGCTGCGGCTGGCGGCGCTCGAGCATGCGGCCGCGCTCGGCTCGGAGCCGATCGTGCTGCCGCCCGACGAGCTTCGCGACCGTCTCTGCGGTCGACTCCGCCGCGATCTCGAGGCGAGCTCGGCGACCAGCGCGGCGACCTGCTCGCGCGCGAAGGCGCTGGTGAACCTCTCGGTGGCCGCCGCCTTCGACCTGCGCCGCGACGTTCTCGACGACGCTGAGCGGGACGACGACGCGGAGCGGCAGCTCCGGCCGCTGCTCCGCTACATCGACGAGCACCTCGAGGAGCCGCTCGACAACGCCCGCCTCGCAGCGTTCGTGCACGCGAGCGAGTCGCACTTCATCCGCATGTTCCGGCGCGTGGTCGGCTGCACTCCCGCCCGGCTGGTCCAGGAGCGGCGCGTTCAACAAGCCGCCGAGCTGCTCTCGCAGACGAACTTGACGATCGACGAGATCGCGGAGCGCTGCGGCTTCGCGAACCGCTTCCACTTCTCGCGCGTGTTCGCGCAACGCATGGTCGAGCCGCCGGGCCGCTACCGCGCCTCGCACGGGCGGCGGCCTGGCGCCGGAATCGAGACCGGCAACCCGGGCGCATCCGAGTCCGGAATCGCGCGCTGA
- a CDS encoding PEP-CTERM sorting domain-containing protein, translated as MKRILGTVVAKTGVLAFSSSALAALVVFDVSGDVGYWSRSTDANASIPGSPENGGPCPTGMSTPVAGGCFRYSFQPGSSLTVDITGSAVTLMGGTLVMDTATPLVFGTILLTSHSVTNLFGGATGTLVGDDILWSTAASWNQDPYPTSWINCTGPNCSLISHPGFPIPIQPYLSAITNSTLASQLELGVWRLNGAHTDIAASSVAVASWSNVVEDPNRRQSGWTFGSSVIVPEPGSAALVLLGLGALALRSRKA; from the coding sequence ATGAAACGCATCCTTGGAACGGTCGTCGCAAAAACGGGCGTGCTGGCCTTCAGCTCGTCCGCTCTGGCGGCGCTGGTCGTTTTCGATGTTTCTGGTGACGTTGGCTACTGGTCGAGGAGCACGGACGCGAACGCCTCGATTCCGGGTTCGCCCGAGAACGGCGGTCCATGCCCGACCGGCATGAGCACGCCGGTTGCGGGCGGCTGCTTCCGGTACTCATTCCAGCCCGGTAGCTCGCTGACGGTCGACATCACGGGCTCGGCCGTGACGCTGATGGGTGGCACGCTGGTGATGGACACCGCTACGCCGCTGGTGTTCGGCACCATCCTGCTCACCTCGCACTCGGTGACGAACCTGTTCGGCGGCGCCACCGGTACTCTGGTGGGTGACGACATCCTGTGGTCGACCGCGGCCAGCTGGAACCAGGATCCGTACCCGACGAGCTGGATCAACTGCACGGGTCCGAACTGCTCGCTGATCTCGCATCCGGGGTTTCCGATCCCGATCCAGCCGTACCTGAGCGCGATCACCAACTCGACGCTGGCGAGCCAGCTCGAGCTCGGCGTTTGGCGGCTGAACGGTGCCCACACCGACATCGCGGCCAGCTCGGTCGCGGTGGCCTCTTGGTCGAACGTGGTCGAGGACCCGAATCGGCGCCAGTCAGGGTGGACCTTCGGCAGCAGCGTGATCGTTCCGGAGCCGGGTTCGGCAGCGC